The Plasmodium chabaudi chabaudi strain AS genome assembly, chromosome: 14 genome contains the following window.
tattacgccaaaaaaaatatttttaaataaatatggaaaaaatgaaaatataatttatgcttgtaaaataaataatgacaaATCATgtaaatgcatataaaacGAAAAcgaaaacaaattttaatacgACAATAAATTGCAAAATGTTACacacaaaataaagaaaaatatataagacaaaataatgacaaaaataaaagcataTTTTAAGAACAATAAGGggtgaaaaaaacaaatttcataaaatagtaGAAACGGTAGAAACGGTAGAAATGGTagaagtaataataattaattttcatcatatgGAGAAAACAAATCTTCTGATTTATCATCACCACCTGAagttatttcattattggCATACTCTCTATTAATCTAATGTAtaagaaagaaaatattttaaaaaattggtgtaattatttatttttttaattaataatatttgaaaaatgaatCCATTAAATAGGTCAGCATTTTGTGGATTTACCTGATTAGCTTCTAAATTAAGATCATCCGCTATTTGTTGATATtctacataaaaattaggttaacaataaaaattgtgttAGCATGTGtatttccatatatatagacaTATGCATAGATATTAGACAgggaataaataaaaaaatgcatattatatatgtagaatgattttttaatttatttttgtttttagtAAGgtcttaatttttatactcGTATTTAAGACTTTGTTAGTATAGGTCGGatatttcttattttgaattggatgataatttaaaatatttggaggataaaaaatacggataaattcaaataatttagtAAAAGCTAATTTATAATCATCTTGATTTAAAGGTGAAATTATATTAGACTTagtgcatttttttttacacacTAATTCATAAGCTAGTATTGAatcattttgattttttggtttaattaaattacaaCAAATTTCACAATGTTCTTCTGAACAATTTTTTGCTTCTTCttgacttttttttaaatgataggaacattttttttcaaattcttttatttttttaaaatcacATAAACATTCATTATACCCTtggatattattattcactAGACAAGCCACTGTATTATCCATTTCTATCACTTTTGATAcctcatttttataatttatttttgaatttatatAGGATAAAAACGAAGATACGATattcttattattatatgcacaAATACCTTCTATAAgtgcaaaataaataattagtAAAACCcatttatgcatttttcaaaaaaatatggcattacaatatacataaaaatgtatgtatatataatatagtaATTATACGATTTGTATACTTTTGTAATAATAGGTTTTTTTAACactaaattataatgattattatttagaatattttttcttaatatagaatatgttaaattatttgtttattataagTTTATAcgtttttaaatttttgtaattatGTCTATATAGTTggaaatttaaaaagtgtTAGCAGCTTATGTAcgtacaaaaaaaattatatgcattcgtacatatttataaatcttcttatatttatcattaatgttttacatatatttaaacattaagggaacataaaaaatataaatatataaatatataaattaataaatgataaaacaactcatcattttatatatatacaaattattagcatatatttatgcatcCATTGTATGGGCCAATCGTTTTTAAATTCTTAAAGCATGTGCGCAACTtcaaatatgcatatttctatatctctttatatttacagCTATATCAGTATCATTCTTATTCATGCCTTACAATGTTATATAAAAGGAAAAGTctatacaaaatatgcaaaacaaaaattgttatacaTACCCTTTGAAAGGGCATAAGGCATAAAGTATGCGCTATATTGTGATCGGTTATTTAATCCtatgtatattatcatttattaagatctaaatttttaaatgcttTTTCAAATTCTTCATGTAATtctataaacaaaaaatttaaacaatatatataatacctTTTTaaggaatatatttttgaagggcatattaacaaaaatatatacacatttgAGAACAAAAAATCGGTTAAAATctgttttttctttttgccaccactatatatatgtttctAATTTAATACCTTGACTAATCGGCTTGCCATCTTTGTATATTACTTCTCGTAAATGCATTTTACTTCTCTCCAGTGCTATATCAGAATATGGGTCTTTCAGACAccttaaaataaaaaaaaaatgaaataaatataaaaggtATCAAAATGTATAGCATTATGgaagatataaattatttatattgtataGGGGaagataaataatatatcag
Protein-coding sequences here:
- a CDS encoding ATP synthase subunit epsilon, mitochondrial, putative — protein: MWKAANVSYTRYASEMAHILRKCLKDPYSDIALERSKMHLREVIYKDGKPISQELHEEFEKAFKNLDLNK
- a CDS encoding secreted ookinete protein, putative; translation: MHKWVLLIIYFALIEGICAYNNKNIVSSFLSYINSKINYKNEVSKVIEMDNTVACLVNNNIQGYNECLCDFKKIKEFEKKCSYHLKKSQEEAKNCSEEHCEICCNLIKPKNQNDSILAYELVCKKKCTKSNIISPLNQDDYKLAFTKLFEFIRIFYPPNILNYHPIQNKKYPTYTNKVLNTKYQQIADDLNLEANQINREYANNEITSGGDDKSEDLFSPYDEN